A region from the Stygiolobus caldivivus genome encodes:
- the csa5 gene encoding type I-A CRISPR-associated protein Csa5, with translation MWIALQSRQEVDVEGVLKRVANMLASVFVYSGSPTYVDRFANALSKEAVARVLYESQRVLQIGITNGEVKTGNAEVTGRAVKATDKKEGENVYPAIIIRREDKQYAIIGFLPTDKDIEDFISLIEKDIYYARKAGALAMSVANKALLGGG, from the coding sequence ATGTGGATAGCCTTGCAGTCTAGACAAGAAGTAGACGTAGAAGGAGTATTAAAGAGGGTAGCGAACATGTTGGCGAGCGTGTTCGTATACAGTGGGTCCCCCACTTACGTGGACAGGTTCGCGAACGCCCTCTCTAAGGAAGCGGTAGCCAGGGTACTCTACGAGTCCCAGAGGGTCTTACAGATCGGGATAACCAACGGCGAAGTCAAGACGGGCAACGCGGAGGTGACCGGTAGGGCAGTAAAGGCCACTGACAAGAAAGAAGGAGAAAACGTCTACCCGGCGATAATAATACGCAGGGAGGACAAGCAATACGCGATAATCGGGTTCCTGCCTACGGACAAGGACATAGAGGACTTCATCAGCCTCATCGAGAAGGACATATATTACGCAAGGAAGGCAGGTGCGTTAGCCATGTCCGTAGCGAATAAGGCCTTATTGGGTGGTGGGTGA